From the genome of Treponema sp. J25:
TGTGCTCGAAGCAACGGGCTACGGTTTAGTTATAGGTGGTGGAGTTGCTGCAAGTTCTCGGAGTACCCTTTCTCTTGGGCTTACTTTTATGGCTATCGCACCTCTTGCCTCTACCTCAGGGGCCTGGCTTTTTCAAAATTACATGGAGCGGACCACCAATTTTTGGGTGAGTAACGGTGTGAATTACAACGGCTCCCAGTATCTTAAAACATCTAAGATCTACGCCTATGTAACCACCGGTGCGGCCCTGGCGGCAGTCCTCTCAGGCCTCTTTATGCAAAACACCACGGGAGTGATTATTTCCTTAGTGTGTTCTGGGGTTTCGGTGGGGTCGGATATTATTGCTTTATATAGTGTGCGTCGATCTTGGATGGAAAGCCTTAATAAGGCCATAGTTACTTCTGGGGTTGATTGGAAAACGATTCTTGCTTCTAAACCTGAATAGAAATTGTTTTAGGATAAAGTTAAAAGAGGTTTCCCTCCCATGCGTAGTAACGAGGGGAGGGGAACGTAATTAGAGGAGATAAGAGATAAAAAGAATTTGACTTTTGAGAGGAGTGGCCTATGCGAGGCTTCTTTTCTATAAAAGGGGGTGTTTTATTTTTTATTGTAGTGTTTATTGTTGTGGGGTATGCCTTATTTGATTTTCTTTTTAGTGTGACCGTAAATACTATCATTGAAGGAAAAATCGAATTCAGTGATAAGTCAAGCAGAGATTCAAATTATTATGTATTCTATTATGATGATTATTCGGTGATACTAAAAAGCGGAAAAACCTATTCTCTTGAGTTGTGGAACGATCCGGATATTCCCATCCATTTTGAGTGTGATGACCTGGGCCAAGATTTGGGCGCCTGGAGTGATAATGGGAAATGGGATGGTTATTTATTATATCCTATTCCAAGCTCTTTTACCGGAAAATTAGAATTTGATTTTTATCTCCGTTCAGATTATGTAGGTTCTAATAGCTGGTACAAATTCAGAATTAACGAGAAGTAGGGTACACATACCACATACAGAAACAAGCAATTGTAAGAGCAGAAGGGGTATCGTGGTGGTATGTTATTAGTCTTTTGGTTGGACAGGACACGATACCCCACAAACTGTTCTGTTCTTGTCTGTTTTATTAAAAAACAAAGAACCCTTGTATTCTCTTCAGAAGAAGTGCTATGATAAAGCCCCCTCTGGTGGGCGTATATATTTTTTAAAAGCCCCCCGCGATACCAAAGCCTTTTAAGGTGGTGGTATCGCTGCGGCAAGGAAGTCCGGTGCAAAACCGGCGCAGCCCCCGCTACTGTAAGGTGGACGAACCCTGAGAACCACTGGGAAACCGGGAAGGTGGGTAGTAGGAAGAAACCGAGCCAGGATATTTGCCAGAGGAGTTTTTGAACGGAGGGTTCAGCTATGGTTCATGTCCCGTAATTGTGTCTCATCTTAGTAGGATAGTTCTTTCTTAATGTTCAATTTAATTTCTCCCACTAAGGAGTCCTCATGAAAACGACGATTGTGGGTTTTCCCCGGATAGGAAAAAACCGGGAACTTAAAACCCTGTTGGATAAGTACTTTGTCCAGGCAATCGATGCCGAAACATTGTATAGCGGTGCCCGTAAACTTGAGATAGACCAGCTTAAGTTTCTGGCCGAAAGATTGGATATTATCCCCTGCAATGATTTTTCCCTGTATGATGGCATGCTGGATATGATCTATCTGCTGGGAGCTATTCCGCCCCGCTTTGTAAAATTGCAGCCATCACAAGGGGGTGCCGCTTCTCTGCCGGCAAAACTCTCCTTCTATTTTGCCATGGCCCGGGGAAAGGAGGTGGCAGGAGAAAGCACCTATCCATTAGAAATGAAAAAATGGTTTACCACTAATTATCACTACCTTGTCCCCGAACTTTCCCGGGATATCTCCTGGAAACTAGAACCATCTTTTCTAAAAGCCCATGTAGAAGCGGCCCAAAGTCTTGGTCATCCCTTTAAGGTAAACCTGATTGGGCCCCTTACCTTTGTAGGTCTTTCTAAAATTCAAGAAGGTTCCCTGGAGGAATATCTTGAACCACTCGTTCGCCAGTATGAAGCCCTTATGGACCTTTTGCGAGAATGGAACGTCCCGTGGGTTCAGATAGAGGAACCCATCCTTGCCACTGATCTTGGGAATAAAGAACGGGAACAGTTTAGGTTCTTGTATGATCGAATCCTATCGAAAAAAGGCCCTCTGAAGGTACTTCTCCAGACCTACTTCGGAGATATTCGGGATTCCTGGAAGCCGGTATGTGAAGCCGCCTTTGATGCAATTGGCCTTGATTTTGTAGGGGGCCCTTACAATGAAGAACTTATTCAACGGTATGGCTTTCCCGAAAATACTATTCTTGTGGCAGGCTGTATTGATGGGCGGAACATCTGGAAGGCGGATCTTATAGGGTTGAAAAGGCTGATAAAAAAACTTGCCGCCGCTGTCTCACAAGAAATATGGCTTTCCTCTTCCTGTTCTCTTCTTCATGTACCCTATACGGTGAAAGGGGAATCCGCTTTGCCAGAAAACCTGAAGACCTCCCTGGCCTTTGCCTATGAAAAACTCGAAGAACTGGAGCTTCTTAAGCAGGTGCTTGAGGGCGATCCCGGTACGGCTTGGGAAGATGGGACAGAGGAGAAAAGCCCTGAAGAACAAAAAGAAAATGGAATGGCTTTGCGGAAGAGCGACGCGGGGAACCCCCAAAAAGAAGAGACCTTCCCTGGAAACAAATTCCGTCCGGTACCCCGGCAGGAACGGTATGAGCTCCAGCAGAAACGCTTGGGGCTACCCCTCTTTCCGACTACCACCATTGGGTCTTTCCCTCAAGATGGGGAACTACGACGGATGCGAAGGCAGTATCGGGAGGGTGTTATTTCGCCACAGGCCTATGAGGCCTATCTGCGGGACAGGATTCGGCAGGTCATCAACCTGCAGGAAGACCTTGGTCTTGATGTTCTTGTCCACGGGGAATACGAACGGAACGACATGGTCGAATATTTTGCGGAGCATCTGGAGGGATTCTATACTACCGAACAAGGATGGGTTCAGTCCTATGGAAGCAGGGTCACTAAACCCCCGATTATTTATGGAGATATTAAAAGGAACCATCCTATAACGGTTCCCTGGATTAGCTATGCCCAGTCCCTTACTAAAAAACCGGTTAAGGCGATTCTTACGGGGCCGATAACCATTATCAACTGGTCTTTTGTACGGGAAGATCTCCCCCTGGAGGTGGTAGCGTCCCAGCTTGCCGATGCGATTCGCGAGGAAATTGATGACCTACAAGAAAAGGGAATTCCTATTATCCAGGTGGATGAAGCGGCCCTGCGAGAAAAACTCCCCCTTCGCCGGAGTGAATGGGAGGGCTACCTCAAGGTTGCGGTGGGGGCTTTCCAGGCTGCTACCGCTTCGGTGCGGCCGGATGTGCAATTGCATACCCATATGTGCTACAGCGAATTTGGAAGCATGGTGGATGCGATTAACGCCTTTGACGTGGATGTGATTACCATCGAAGCGGCCCGTTCTCAATTTGAATTGCTGCCCTCTTTCCAGGACTATGCCCGGGACCATCAGATCGGGCCAGGTATTTATGATATCCACTCGCCCTTAGTTCCTTCGATAGAAGAACTACAGCAGCGTATTCATCGGATGCTCCAGTATATTCCTGCTCCCATGCTCTGGATTAATCCTGACTGTGGGTTAAAGACCCGAAACATAGAAGAAACAAAAGCCGCCCTGGCCCATATGGTAGGGGCGACAAAAAAATTGAGAGCGGAATACGACAAAAGGATGTAAAAACAGGGTAACTAAAAAAGTTTTCTGAGCAAGGGGTATACCATTGATACGGGCCCCTTGCCTTTCCAGGACCCATGAAGATATTGTTTTGTGATGATCTGCCCTATTTGTACCAGTTCTCATAGTAATCCTGTCCCCTTACAGCGGCGAAACAAAAGGAGTCGTCGCTTTTTTCGATGTACGAACTGCAAGAGCGTTTGGGAAGATCCTTCTACATGGCTATCTGAATGCGAGGAAAAGGCGCGTTATCTTTTGCATCAAAATCATCCCGGGGATCCCCCGTACCGGGAATATATGGAAGGGATTTTACGGCAGGTCTGGGAAGGCATAACGTATGTCTCTCAGAAGAGCCCCAGCGGCCAGTGTCTTGATATTCTTGATTATGGTTGCGGTCCCAGTCCTGTGGTAGCTCCGCTTCTTTCTTATCACGGCCATCGGGTTACCAGCTATGATCCCTACTTTGCTCCCATTACCCTTCGAGGCCTCTACGACCTTATTCTGTGTATCGAAGTGGCAGAGCACTTTAAGGAACCCCGGAAGGAATTTATCCAGATGGCCACATTACTTAAGGAAGGTGGCTTTTTAGCGATCCATACTCACCGGGTACCCGAAGAAGACGAAGACTTTGCAGGATGGTGGTACAAAGAGGATACGACCCATCGGGTGTTTTATAGCGGTACTGCCATGGATGTTCTTTCGTCTTGTATGGGAGTATCTCTTGTGGGGCAGCCGGAAGAAAACCTCTGGCTATTTCAGCGGCCTTTTCGTTTCTAATTCAATTTTAGTTCAATTGTTAACCGGCGAGTACAAAAAGGCGGATAACGGTTCTTGAGTAATTACCGGTAACACCCTACAATAAAAGGGATATGACCGGTGCTAAACAACAATCCCGTATACGGTTTTCTCGGATCGCAGAAATAGAGGGTGAACACGCTGGGGGAGGGGCTACCCATCCCATCGTAATAATGAGCGATTTTCACATGGGAAACGGGGGCAGGAGTGATGATTTACTGAGGAATGGTCTTTTAGTCCGTGATATTTTGCAACAGTATTATTATCCCCGCGGGTGGCTTCTTATATTGAATGGGGATATAGAGGAATTGCAACGGTATCCCTATGGGAATATTCGAAGGGCCTGGGAAGGGCTCTACGAAATCTTTGATGCCTACCACGAA
Proteins encoded in this window:
- the metE gene encoding 5-methyltetrahydropteroyltriglutamate--homocysteine S-methyltransferase, whose product is MKTTIVGFPRIGKNRELKTLLDKYFVQAIDAETLYSGARKLEIDQLKFLAERLDIIPCNDFSLYDGMLDMIYLLGAIPPRFVKLQPSQGGAASLPAKLSFYFAMARGKEVAGESTYPLEMKKWFTTNYHYLVPELSRDISWKLEPSFLKAHVEAAQSLGHPFKVNLIGPLTFVGLSKIQEGSLEEYLEPLVRQYEALMDLLREWNVPWVQIEEPILATDLGNKEREQFRFLYDRILSKKGPLKVLLQTYFGDIRDSWKPVCEAAFDAIGLDFVGGPYNEELIQRYGFPENTILVAGCIDGRNIWKADLIGLKRLIKKLAAAVSQEIWLSSSCSLLHVPYTVKGESALPENLKTSLAFAYEKLEELELLKQVLEGDPGTAWEDGTEEKSPEEQKENGMALRKSDAGNPQKEETFPGNKFRPVPRQERYELQQKRLGLPLFPTTTIGSFPQDGELRRMRRQYREGVISPQAYEAYLRDRIRQVINLQEDLGLDVLVHGEYERNDMVEYFAEHLEGFYTTEQGWVQSYGSRVTKPPIIYGDIKRNHPITVPWISYAQSLTKKPVKAILTGPITIINWSFVREDLPLEVVASQLADAIREEIDDLQEKGIPIIQVDEAALREKLPLRRSEWEGYLKVAVGAFQAATASVRPDVQLHTHMCYSEFGSMVDAINAFDVDVITIEAARSQFELLPSFQDYARDHQIGPGIYDIHSPLVPSIEELQQRIHRMLQYIPAPMLWINPDCGLKTRNIEETKAALAHMVGATKKLRAEYDKRM
- a CDS encoding class I SAM-dependent methyltransferase yields the protein MEGILRQVWEGITYVSQKSPSGQCLDILDYGCGPSPVVAPLLSYHGHRVTSYDPYFAPITLRGLYDLILCIEVAEHFKEPRKEFIQMATLLKEGGFLAIHTHRVPEEDEDFAGWWYKEDTTHRVFYSGTAMDVLSSCMGVSLVGQPEENLWLFQRPFRF